In a genomic window of Telopea speciosissima isolate NSW1024214 ecotype Mountain lineage chromosome 5, Tspe_v1, whole genome shotgun sequence:
- the LOC122662040 gene encoding CSC1-like protein At4g35870, giving the protein MDYVLSPPPSSDGDRDADFDEAWYGNIQYLLNISALGAFCCVFIFIFVKLRSDHRRMPGPAALVTKLLAVWHATCLEIARHCGADAAQFLLIEGGSCALLLSIAVFAVSLLLPLNLYAGTAAMDDQFSKTTITHIEKGSPLLWIHFIFMVIVVGLVHLGISSIEERLKVTRFRDVNGNPSDPNGNSISIFTIMVQGIPKTLAANKTPLEEYFQHRYPGKVYKIIVPMDLCSLDDLITDLVKVRSDISWLVARIDAQLLYGESDDGENEGESSEGVWGWLQNLWRKMKDLWVQVVCRLGFTDEDKLKRLQDLRADLETQLAAYKEGRAQGAGIAFVIFKDVYTANKAVQDFRTEKKKRPIGKFFSIMELQLERNRWKVERAPPATDIYWNHLGSTKFSLRLRRVFVNSCLLLMLLFCSSPLAVITAAKSAARIINAEAMDNAQLWWAWFQSSSWLATIILQFLPNVLIFVSMYIVIPSVLSYLSKFERHLTLSGEQRSALLKMVCFFLVNLILLRALVESSLEGAILRMGRCYLDGEDCKRIEQYMSASFLSRSCLSSLAFLITSTFLGISYDLLAPIPWIKKKLQKFRKNDMLQLVPEQGEDYTLGSQEIDSLRMPLMTEREFDTSMNMNGVSHVSPLNGIDLQEQDLTIYPINRSSPVPKQTFDFAQYYAFNLTIFALTMIYSSFAPLVVPVGAVYFGYRYMVDKYNFLFVYRVRGFPAGNDGKLMDRVLCIMRFCVDLFLLSMLLFFSVQGDSTKLQAIFTLGLLVVYKLLPSKSDGFQPSLLEGIQTVDSIVDGPIDYEIFSQPKFDWDTYHV; this is encoded by the coding sequence ATGGATTAcgttctttctcctcctccttcttcggACGGAGACAGGGATGCGGACTTCGACGAGGCGTGGTACGGTAATATACAATACCTTTTGAACATATCAGCGCTAGGCGCCTTCTGCTGTGTCTTCATCTTTATCTTCGTCAAGCTCCGCAGCGATCACCGTCGAATGCCTGGCCCCGCGGCCCTTGTCACCAAGCTCCTTGCCGTTTGGCACGCTACCTGTCTCGAGATTGCTCGTCACTGCGGTGCTGATGCTGCTCAATTTCTTCTCATCGAGGGTGGAAGCTGCGCACTCCTACTTTCTATCGCTGTCTTCGCCGTCtccctccttcttcctctcaatCTCTACGCTGGGACTGCTGCGATGGATGATCAGTTTTCCAAGACCACCATCACTCACATTGAGAAAGGTTCGCCTTTGTTGTggattcattttatttttatggttatTGTAGTTGGTTTGGTACATCTCGGCATCTCTTCCATCGAAGAACGACTCAAGGTTACTAGATTCAGGGATGTAAATGGTAATCCTAGTGACCCTAATGGGAACTCGATTTCAATTTTCACCATTATGGTGCAGGGGATCCCTAAGACCCTAGCGGCCAATAAAACCCCATTGGAGGAGTATTTTCAGCATAGATATCCCGGGAAGGTTTATAAGATTATTGTACCGATGGATTTGTGTTCTTTGGATGATTTGATTACTGACTTGGTGAAGGTTCGGAGTGATATTTCTTGGTTGGTTGCTCGAATTGACGCTCAGCTCCTATATGGTGAGAGTGATGAtggtgaaaatgaaggagaatcTTCTGAGGGAGTATGGGGCTGGCTTCAGAATCTGTGGAGAAAAATGAAGGATCTTTGGGTTCAGGTTGTCTGTCGATTGGGTTTCACAGACGAAGACAAATTGAAGAGACTGCAAGATTTGAGGGCTGACTTGGAGACTCAACTTGCAGCTTACAAAGAAGGCCGAGCACAAGGTGCCGGAATTGCATTTGTGATATTCAAGGATGTCTACACAGCTAATAAGGCTGTACAGGATTTCCgaactgagaagaagaagaggccgaTAGGAAAATTCTTCTCTATCATGGAACTGCAGTTAGAGAGGAACCGATGGAAAGTTGAGCGTGCTCCACCAGCAACTGACATATACTGGAATCACTTGGGATCTACAAAGTTCTCATTGAGATTGCGTAGAGTGTTTGTGAATTCATGCCTTCTGTTGATGCTTTTGTTCTGTAGTTCTCCTCTTGCCGTGATCACTGCTGCTAAGAGTGCGGCACGGATTATCAATGCAGAGGCAATGGACAATGCTCAATTGTGGTGGGCTTGGTTCCAAAGCTCAAGCTGGCTTGCAACCATAATTCTCCAATTTCTGCCCAATGTTCTTATATTTGTGAGCATGTATATAGTGATCCCATCAGTACTGTCCTATCTTTCCAAGTTCGAACGACATCTCACCCTATCTGGAGAGCAGAGGTCTGCACTCTTGAAGATGGTCTGCTTCTTCTTGGTGAATCTCATACTCCTTAGAGCTCTGGTGGAATCTTCCCTGGAGGGTGCAATCCTGCGGATGGGTCGGTGTTATCTGGATGGCGAAGATTGCAAAAGAATTGAGCAGTACATGAGTGCATCATTCTTGTCAAGATCATGCCTCTCTTCACTTGCATTTCTCATCACAAGCACTTTCTTGGGGATATCTTATGATCTGTTGGCTCCAATCCCTTGGATCAAGAAAAAGTTGCAGAAGTTTCGAAAGAATGATATGCTTCAGCTGGTTCCAGAGCAGGGTGAAGATTACACTTTAGGAAGCCAAGAAATAGATAGCCTACGAATGCCTCTGATGACTGAAAGAGAGTTTGACACAAGTATGAACATGAATGGTGTTTCACATGTTTCTCCATTGAATGGAATTGATCTTCAGGAACAAGATCTTACCATTTATCCTATCAACAGAAGCTCTCCTGTTCCGAAACAGACATTTGATTTTGCTCAGTATTATGCATTCAATCTCACTATATTTGCCCTTACCATGATCTATTCTTCATTTGCCCCTCTTGTGGTCCCTGTTGGTGCAGTGTATTTTGGGTATAGATATATGGTTGACAAGTACAACTTTCTATTTGTGTACAGAGTTCGTGGGTTTCCTGCAGGCAATGATGGCAAACTGATGGATAGGGTATTGTGCATCATGCGGTTCTGTGTAGACTTGTTCCTTCTCTCAATGCTATTGTTCTTCTCAGTTCAAGGGGACTCTACTAAGCTACAGGCGATATTCACTCTTGGGTTGTTAGTGGTGTATAAGCTGTTGCCTTCAAAGAGTGATGGGTTTCAGCCATCGCTACTGGAAGGCATACAAACTGTGGATAGTATTGTTGATGGGCCTATAGATTATGAGATTTTCTCACAGCCCAAGTTTGACTGGGATACATATCATGTATGA